The Hyphomicrobiales bacterium genome has a window encoding:
- a CDS encoding Membrane fusion protein (MFP) family protein, producing the protein MTGRSLIKRPEHALTIQIEQDVQEERTPSLRNLVLAGVAAIGVGFGGFGAWAVTARLDNAAVATGIVAVDSKRKTVSHLEGGILKTLLKAEGERVARDEPLLRLEDARARAELQQLQAKRIGLEAKLARLRAEQTSAAEIAFPADVARMDSPIAREVLRAEQGLFKSRAQVHDGKVHIQQRVIEQHQAEADALKAQIDAAAQQRSLIDEEVRIMADLYEKRYAKRSQLVELQTKQSELSGKVGEYTARKAKAEQAVAGANLEILSISLERQNDIGGEIQESQLMLSEVTERIVQAEDVLRRLVVTSPQEGVVANIRMRTAGSVIAAGEAILDIVPEHEPLIVEAKVDPRDIDAVRVGATTRVRLTAFNSRLLPPLQAKVSYVAPDQLVDEKTGVPYFVVRAEIDPESLRDYKVTLHAGMTAEVMIVNGARRAIDYLLSPITDSFNRAFRED; encoded by the coding sequence ATGACCGGACGTTCCCTGATCAAGCGCCCGGAACATGCGCTTACGATACAGATCGAGCAGGATGTCCAGGAGGAGCGCACGCCCAGCCTGCGCAATCTCGTGTTGGCCGGCGTCGCCGCGATCGGCGTCGGCTTCGGCGGCTTCGGTGCCTGGGCCGTGACGGCTCGTCTCGACAATGCCGCTGTCGCCACCGGCATCGTCGCGGTCGACAGCAAGCGCAAGACCGTCAGCCATCTCGAAGGCGGCATCCTCAAGACCCTGCTCAAGGCCGAGGGCGAGCGCGTCGCCAGGGACGAACCGCTGCTGCGCCTGGAGGATGCCCGCGCCCGTGCCGAACTGCAGCAATTGCAGGCGAAGCGCATCGGATTGGAAGCCAAGCTCGCGCGTTTGCGGGCCGAGCAGACCAGCGCCGCCGAGATCGCCTTCCCCGCCGATGTCGCGCGCATGGATTCGCCGATCGCGCGCGAGGTGCTGCGGGCCGAGCAGGGCCTGTTCAAGTCCCGCGCCCAGGTCCATGACGGCAAGGTCCATATCCAGCAGCGCGTCATCGAACAGCACCAGGCCGAGGCCGATGCGCTGAAGGCCCAGATCGACGCCGCCGCGCAGCAGCGCTCGTTGATCGACGAGGAGGTCAGGATCATGGCCGACCTCTATGAGAAGCGCTACGCCAAGCGCAGCCAGCTCGTCGAATTGCAGACCAAGCAGAGCGAGCTCTCCGGCAAGGTCGGCGAATACACGGCCCGCAAGGCCAAGGCCGAGCAGGCGGTCGCCGGCGCCAATCTCGAAATCCTCTCGATCAGCCTCGAACGGCAGAACGATATCGGCGGCGAGATCCAGGAATCCCAGCTCATGCTCTCCGAGGTGACCGAGCGCATCGTCCAGGCCGAGGACGTACTGCGCCGGCTGGTGGTGACCTCGCCGCAGGAGGGCGTCGTCGCCAATATCCGGATGCGGACCGCCGGCAGCGTGATCGCGGCGGGCGAGGCGATCCTCGACATCGTGCCGGAACACGAGCCTTTGATCGTCGAGGCGAAGGTCGATCCGCGCGACATCGATGCGGTGCGTGTCGGCGCGACGACCCGCGTGCGCCTGACCGCCTTCAACTCGCGCCTGCTGCCGCCGCTGCAGGCCAAGGTGAGCTATGTCGCGCCGGACCAGCTCGTCGACGAGAAGACCGGCGTTCCCTATTTCGTCGTGCGGGCCGAGATCGATCCCGAAAGCCTGCGGGATTACAAGGTCACGCTGCACGCCGGCATGACCGCCGAGGTCATGATCGTCAACGGCGCGCGCCGGGCGATCGACTATCTGCTCTCGCCGATCACCGACAGCTTCAACCGGGCCTTCCGCGAGGATTGA
- a CDS encoding hypothetical protein (Evidence 5 : Unknown function) — MACALPIGFLMRMKANRMDCLIFNQAE, encoded by the coding sequence ATGGCATGTGCTTTGCCTATAGGCTTTTTGATGCGAATGAAGGCAAATCGGATGGATTGTTTAATTTTCAATCAGGCGGAGTAA
- a CDS encoding GT2 family glycosyltransferase — MLSLAPATMAATPPAQLELHRLGGSVFLLCWTLEASPFGKPAIALAGGGRRLPAASISLGLRDGRERLAVAFRSSGRDNVVATLSDHGPQGDVTAGFDPALVHGLADPVEILKDLAPQARLTLANALVRAWPPLFGLAAIPNYLSFLRQFLLTLFPKPAAMQPTAALVEGQWLFATAVPAGFGALQGAARLDGAGLSRVDLKARLGPTDRSGKRELHLVLDEPPVRGGGLLILHSERSLVLRALPSRQDAPSLGRWWAGKAASRDGLRNWVVEQLAGLSEQGRLLAVEMQRRVPLAVQHVRRSDDLPAAELDLAVCNRAGLLIGGWLRDPDDLLDEVLLHRGNGEPIAMLSHLQRFPVRLPTGAEGETRAATGFAALASDYAGGAPVLQPRCEIKLRSGTTLTLRPPVQPADPVTIRARALAAIPPQYLTAEMLETTLAPLLAACQEELRDSRPEPSVKAFGQPPAQPKASVVIPLYRVYDFLRVQVAAFAGDRWFSENAELIYVLDSPEHEAEVSHLLGGLHLAYGLPIRLVAMRRNGGFSAACNAGAGRARGEVLALVNSDVIPSGNGWLPALIAKLDRGARVGAVGPKLLYDDGSLQHAGLFFKRDSKGTWLNHHYFKGMPGSYAPANIERPVPGVTGACIVMTRDLYAELGGFDESYVIGDYEDSDLCLKIRRAGFGILYAPDVALYHLERQSIARSSDYTRGAASQHNAWLQSQRWGAQIEALMQAFESSAPEPALPVPVPSEPDLVPRFGFRRATAA; from the coding sequence ATGCTTTCACTCGCGCCCGCCACCATGGCGGCGACACCGCCGGCCCAGCTCGAACTCCACCGCCTCGGCGGATCGGTGTTCCTGCTCTGCTGGACGCTCGAGGCCTCGCCCTTCGGCAAGCCCGCGATCGCGCTCGCGGGCGGCGGCCGGCGCCTGCCCGCGGCTTCGATCTCGCTTGGCCTGCGCGACGGGCGCGAGCGGCTCGCCGTTGCCTTTCGCTCCTCCGGCCGTGACAATGTCGTCGCGACGCTCTCCGACCACGGTCCGCAGGGCGACGTGACGGCCGGTTTCGACCCGGCGCTCGTCCACGGCCTTGCCGACCCGGTCGAGATTCTGAAAGATCTTGCGCCGCAGGCGCGACTGACGCTCGCCAATGCGCTGGTCCGGGCCTGGCCGCCGCTGTTCGGCCTTGCCGCGATTCCGAATTACCTGTCCTTCCTGCGCCAGTTCCTGCTCACCCTGTTCCCCAAGCCGGCAGCCATGCAGCCGACGGCGGCGCTGGTCGAGGGCCAGTGGCTGTTCGCGACCGCCGTGCCTGCCGGTTTCGGGGCCTTGCAGGGGGCTGCCCGTCTCGATGGCGCCGGGCTTTCGCGGGTCGACCTCAAGGCACGGCTCGGCCCGACCGATCGCAGCGGCAAGCGCGAGCTTCATCTCGTGCTCGACGAACCGCCCGTCCGCGGCGGCGGATTGCTGATCCTGCACAGCGAGCGCTCGCTCGTCCTGCGCGCTCTACCAAGCCGGCAGGATGCCCCCTCGCTCGGCCGCTGGTGGGCGGGCAAGGCGGCCAGCCGCGACGGTCTGCGCAACTGGGTCGTCGAACAACTCGCGGGCTTGTCCGAGCAAGGCCGCCTGCTCGCCGTCGAAATGCAGCGGCGGGTGCCGCTGGCCGTTCAACATGTTCGCCGCAGCGACGATCTCCCCGCCGCCGAGCTCGATCTCGCGGTCTGCAACCGCGCGGGCCTCCTGATCGGCGGCTGGCTGCGCGATCCCGACGATCTCCTGGACGAGGTGCTGCTGCATCGCGGCAATGGCGAGCCGATCGCGATGCTGTCGCATCTGCAGCGCTTCCCCGTGCGCTTGCCGACGGGAGCCGAGGGCGAGACGCGCGCCGCCACGGGTTTCGCCGCCCTTGCCTCGGATTATGCCGGCGGTGCGCCGGTGTTGCAGCCGCGCTGCGAGATCAAGCTCAGATCCGGGACGACGCTGACGCTGCGCCCGCCGGTGCAGCCGGCGGATCCCGTCACGATCCGGGCGCGGGCGCTCGCGGCGATCCCGCCGCAATACCTGACTGCCGAGATGCTGGAGACGACGCTGGCGCCGCTCCTCGCCGCCTGCCAGGAGGAGCTGCGCGACAGCCGGCCCGAGCCTTCGGTCAAGGCTTTCGGACAACCGCCGGCGCAGCCGAAAGCCTCGGTCGTGATCCCGCTCTACCGCGTCTATGATTTCCTGCGCGTGCAGGTCGCGGCCTTCGCAGGCGACCGGTGGTTCAGCGAGAATGCCGAGCTGATCTATGTGCTCGATTCCCCCGAGCACGAGGCGGAGGTCTCGCATCTCCTCGGCGGCCTGCATCTCGCCTATGGCCTGCCGATCCGGCTCGTGGCGATGCGGCGCAATGGCGGCTTCTCGGCCGCCTGCAATGCCGGAGCCGGTCGGGCGCGGGGCGAAGTTCTCGCCCTCGTCAATTCGGATGTGATCCCCTCGGGCAATGGCTGGCTGCCGGCGCTGATCGCGAAGCTCGACCGTGGTGCGCGCGTCGGCGCCGTCGGTCCGAAGCTGCTCTATGACGACGGCTCGCTGCAGCATGCCGGGCTGTTCTTCAAGCGCGACAGCAAGGGCACCTGGCTCAACCATCATTACTTCAAGGGCATGCCCGGCAGCTATGCGCCGGCCAATATCGAGCGGCCCGTGCCGGGCGTCACCGGCGCCTGCATCGTGATGACGCGCGATCTCTACGCGGAGCTCGGCGGCTTCGACGAGAGCTATGTGATCGGCGATTACGAGGACAGCGATCTCTGCCTCAAGATCCGCCGCGCCGGCTTCGGCATCCTCTATGCCCCGGATGTCGCGCTCTACCATCTCGAACGGCAATCGATCGCGCGCAGCAGCGATTACACGCGCGGCGCCGCCTCCCAGCACAATGCATGGCTGCAATCGCAGCGCTGGGGCGCCCAGATCGAAGCGCTGATGCAGGCATTCGAGAGTTCGGCGCCGGAGCCCGCCTTGCCGGTGCCCGTACCCAGCGAACCCGACCTTGTTCCCCGCTTCGGCTTCAGGAGAGCGACCGCAGCATGA
- a CDS encoding hypothetical protein (Evidence 5 : Unknown function): MALLDGMCFAYRLFDANEGKSDGLFNFQSGGVRDALQIARRRAIHRQFPERPPSGEWFRRPRRGPRSPGFPF, encoded by the coding sequence TTGGCTCTCCTAGATGGCATGTGCTTTGCCTATAGGCTTTTTGATGCGAATGAAGGCAAATCGGATGGATTGTTTAATTTTCAATCAGGCGGAGTAAGGGATGCACTTCAAATTGCACGGCGGCGAGCAATTCACAGGCAGTTCCCTGAACGGCCACCATCGGGCGAATGGTTCCGGCGCCCTCGAAGAGGTCCCCGATCGCCAGGTTTCCCCTTTTGA
- the expG gene encoding Exopolysaccharide II synthesis transcriptional activator ExpG, with translation MHFKLHGGEQFTGSSLNGHHRANGSGALEEVPDRQVSPFDLARVIERVSRRFLDYLRLELTKLGIEDISPSQVMVLMTIGQGEIAVRDLLDRGHYGGSNASYNLKQLVENGYLDRGASPRDRRQARISLSLKGQMLCERLRMLEEASQFGPRLESNRDTDLNTTHETLRQLEQWWNDALRYGGVLLASCMSSSFIAQDLVNSLL, from the coding sequence ATGCACTTCAAATTGCACGGCGGCGAGCAATTCACAGGCAGTTCCCTGAACGGCCACCATCGGGCGAATGGTTCCGGCGCCCTCGAAGAGGTCCCCGATCGCCAGGTTTCCCCTTTTGATCTGGCGCGGGTGATCGAACGGGTCAGCCGGCGCTTTCTGGACTATCTGCGGCTGGAATTGACCAAGCTCGGCATCGAAGACATCTCGCCATCGCAAGTGATGGTGCTGATGACGATCGGACAGGGCGAGATCGCTGTTCGCGATCTGCTGGACCGCGGCCATTATGGCGGCTCGAATGCCTCCTATAATCTGAAGCAGCTCGTCGAGAACGGCTATCTCGACCGCGGCGCTTCGCCGCGTGACCGCCGGCAGGCGCGCATCTCCCTTTCGCTCAAGGGCCAGATGCTGTGCGAACGGCTGCGGATGCTTGAGGAGGCCAGCCAGTTCGGCCCACGGCTCGAAAGCAACCGCGACACCGACCTGAACACGACCCACGAAACCCTGCGCCAACTCGAACAGTGGTGGAATGACGCGCTCCGCTACGGCGGAGTGCTGCTCGCATCATGCATGTCCTCTTCGTTCATCGCGCAGGATCTGGTCAATTCGCTGCTCTGA
- a CDS encoding Glycosyltransferase involved in cell wall biosynthesis, which translates to MSRRILVVAHNHPALHPGGTEIFAHDLTQAYREQGCEVLFLGATNAMHRQPHPGTALQAIGEDVVLWSAHYDRFHMSQIDHYGTLQDLATLLEEFRPDVIHVHHLVLIGAEFLTLARRLLPQAAIVMTLHDYYPICHHDGLMVRPGDRQRCKGSSPSACHGCFPEIGADRFLLRERFIKTHLAAVDRFVAPSRFLRQRYVDWGLAGERIEVIANARPAQEAVPHRQATGRRTSFGYFGNLNPWKGVLPLLQATRLLRASGEAEFSLRIHGGAPFQSEAFTTALDTALAGAEGVVTHCGAYSRDEVPGLMAEIDWVVMPSIWWENAPLVIQEAFQHRRPLIVSAIGGMAEMVRDEVDGLHVRPGDPAALARTLRRAMEEAGLWQRLVHGIAEQPSLAGCAGRHLALFDDLKLAEAA; encoded by the coding sequence ATGAGCCGGCGCATCCTCGTTGTCGCGCACAACCATCCGGCGCTGCATCCGGGCGGCACCGAGATCTTCGCGCATGACCTGACGCAGGCCTATCGCGAGCAGGGCTGCGAGGTGCTGTTCCTCGGCGCGACCAACGCGATGCACCGTCAGCCGCATCCCGGCACGGCGCTGCAGGCGATCGGCGAGGACGTGGTGCTGTGGAGCGCCCATTACGACCGCTTCCATATGAGCCAAATCGATCATTACGGCACGTTGCAGGATCTCGCGACGCTGCTGGAGGAGTTCCGGCCGGACGTGATCCACGTCCACCACCTCGTGCTGATCGGCGCCGAGTTCCTGACGCTGGCGCGAAGGCTTCTGCCGCAGGCGGCGATCGTGATGACGCTGCACGACTACTATCCGATCTGCCACCATGACGGGCTGATGGTGCGGCCGGGCGACCGGCAGCGCTGCAAGGGTTCTTCGCCCTCGGCCTGCCATGGCTGCTTCCCCGAGATCGGTGCGGATCGCTTCCTGCTGCGCGAGCGCTTCATCAAGACGCATCTGGCGGCGGTCGACCGCTTCGTCGCGCCGAGCCGCTTCCTGCGCCAGCGCTATGTCGATTGGGGCTTGGCCGGCGAACGGATCGAGGTCATCGCCAATGCCCGCCCGGCCCAGGAAGCGGTGCCGCACCGGCAGGCGACGGGCCGGCGCACGAGCTTCGGCTATTTCGGCAATCTGAATCCCTGGAAGGGCGTTCTGCCGCTGTTGCAGGCTACGCGATTGCTGCGCGCTTCCGGCGAGGCGGAATTCTCGCTGCGAATCCATGGCGGCGCGCCGTTCCAGAGCGAGGCCTTCACGACCGCGCTCGATACGGCGCTCGCCGGAGCGGAAGGCGTCGTCACGCATTGCGGGGCCTATTCCCGCGACGAGGTGCCCGGCCTGATGGCCGAGATCGACTGGGTGGTAATGCCCTCGATCTGGTGGGAGAACGCGCCGCTCGTCATCCAGGAAGCCTTCCAGCATCGCCGGCCGCTGATCGTCAGCGCCATCGGCGGCATGGCCGAGATGGTGCGCGACGAGGTCGACGGGCTGCATGTCCGGCCGGGCGATCCGGCCGCGCTGGCTCGCACCCTTCGCCGGGCGATGGAGGAGGCTGGCCTCTGGCAGCGCCTCG
- a CDS encoding ATP-binding cassette subfamily C protein codes for MKAVKPASDALIRNLQRSFVGGLSYAAFLSLCVNLLLLTVPLFMMQVQDRVIVSRSYDTLTMLLVIAVGALALYGTVEFIRSLTFQAMASIFARKLNLPALQAAVSASLEQGSGQATQAIRDLNDIRFFIASSAIATPLEAAWSPVFLAVLFALHPIYGLVGVASLIILLLLGVLSDMLTRRILKEANEAGVASINEVGASLRHAETIEAMGMLPALARRWRGQQLAMIEQLDMGTRRGKFIAALTRSSRMTMQLAVYATGAILIIRNEVTAGTLMAASILLGRLLAPFDSMITDWRQWVLAAAAWKRVRELVLSRSSQRQMVPTPPCQGDLVVDRVIYAPPGQEQTVIKSVSFSLQPGEVLGVVGPSGAGKSTLARLLVGVLRPNVGGIYLDGHSTYLWERGSFGAMVGYLPQSVSLLNGTIAENIARMRDPDPHAILEAARVAGVHELIGRMPLGYDTNVADSDFNLSGGQRQRIGLARALYGAPRLIVLDEPNANLDAEGEQSLIRAIAAARASGAIVVLIAHRPSVMQAVDKLLVLREGRVQQFGPRGEIAGMITPGGRVELDPAAKAPAAPPQVREVKA; via the coding sequence ATGAAGGCGGTGAAGCCGGCGTCCGACGCCTTGATCCGGAATCTCCAGCGCTCGTTCGTCGGCGGCCTGAGCTATGCGGCCTTCCTCAGCCTGTGCGTGAATCTGCTGCTGCTGACCGTCCCGCTGTTCATGATGCAGGTTCAGGACCGCGTGATCGTCAGCCGCAGCTACGACACGCTGACGATGCTCCTCGTGATCGCGGTCGGAGCGCTGGCGCTCTACGGCACGGTCGAATTCATCCGCTCCCTGACCTTCCAGGCGATGGCCAGCATCTTCGCGCGCAAGCTCAATCTGCCGGCTCTGCAGGCCGCCGTGAGCGCGTCCCTGGAGCAGGGCTCGGGGCAGGCCACGCAGGCGATCCGCGATCTCAACGACATCCGCTTCTTCATCGCGAGTTCGGCGATCGCGACGCCGCTGGAGGCGGCCTGGTCGCCGGTCTTCCTCGCGGTCCTGTTCGCGCTGCACCCGATCTACGGGCTGGTCGGCGTCGCCTCGCTGATCATCCTGCTTCTGCTCGGCGTGCTCTCGGACATGCTGACCCGCCGCATCCTCAAGGAGGCGAACGAGGCCGGCGTCGCCAGCATCAACGAGGTCGGCGCCAGCCTGCGCCATGCCGAGACGATCGAGGCGATGGGCATGCTGCCGGCGCTCGCCAGGCGCTGGCGCGGCCAGCAGCTCGCGATGATCGAGCAGCTCGACATGGGTACGCGGCGCGGCAAGTTCATCGCCGCCCTGACGCGTTCCTCGCGGATGACGATGCAGCTCGCGGTCTATGCGACCGGGGCCATCCTGATCATCCGCAACGAGGTCACGGCCGGCACGCTGATGGCCGCGAGCATTCTGCTCGGGCGCCTGTTGGCGCCGTTCGATTCGATGATCACGGACTGGCGGCAATGGGTTCTCGCCGCCGCCGCCTGGAAGCGGGTGCGGGAGCTCGTGCTCAGCCGCAGCTCGCAGCGCCAGATGGTGCCGACCCCGCCCTGCCAGGGCGATCTCGTGGTTGACCGCGTCATCTATGCGCCGCCCGGCCAGGAGCAGACGGTGATCAAGAGCGTCTCGTTCTCATTGCAGCCCGGCGAGGTGCTCGGCGTGGTCGGCCCCTCCGGCGCCGGCAAGTCGACGCTGGCACGGCTGCTCGTCGGGGTGCTCAGGCCGAATGTCGGCGGCATCTATCTCGACGGGCACAGCACCTATCTCTGGGAGCGCGGCTCCTTCGGCGCGATGGTCGGCTATTTGCCGCAATCGGTCTCGCTGCTCAACGGCACCATCGCCGAGAACATCGCCCGCATGCGGGATCCCGATCCGCACGCCATCCTGGAGGCGGCGCGCGTCGCCGGCGTGCACGAGCTGATCGGTCGCATGCCGCTCGGCTACGACACCAATGTCGCCGACAGCGACTTCAATCTGTCCGGCGGCCAGCGCCAGCGCATCGGCCTCGCCCGCGCCCTTTACGGCGCGCCGCGCCTGATCGTTCTCGACGAACCCAACGCCAATCTCGACGCCGAAGGCGAACAGAGCCTGATCCGCGCCATCGCTGCGGCGCGCGCGAGCGGCGCCATCGTCGTGCTGATCGCGCATCGCCCCTCGGTGATGCAGGCCGTCGACAAGCTGCTCGTCCTGCGCGAGGGCCGCGTGCAGCAATTCGGACCGCGCGGCGAGATCGCCGGCATGATCACGCCCGGCGGCCGGGTCGAGCTCGATCCCGCTGCCAAAGCGCCGGCGGCTCCGCCCCAGGTTCGCGAGGTGAAGGCATGA
- a CDS encoding Calcium-binding protein, translating into MATIEGSAFDDFLIGSRFSDVILAGAGDDIVKGGDQVDSLFGEDGDDLLYGDGGNDALFGGEGDDILFGGLGDDVLSGDEGDDALFGGEGNDTLVGGAGDDILRGNAGDDVLIGGEGNDILQGGPGDDILQGGAGNDVLQGGDGVDILYGGAGDDVLQGGAGDDMLFGGAGDDILHGGAGSDTFVFAGGGGNDVVLDFEAGSDMLQIASDINGTGVASAEDVAARATTVGGNTVVDLGNGDTLTLVGVSAEDVQADPNSYFTVA; encoded by the coding sequence ATGGCGACGATCGAAGGCAGTGCATTCGACGACTTTTTGATTGGGAGCCGTTTCAGCGACGTGATCCTCGCCGGAGCCGGCGATGACATCGTCAAGGGTGGGGACCAGGTCGATTCGCTGTTCGGCGAGGACGGCGACGACCTGCTCTATGGCGACGGTGGCAACGACGCCCTGTTCGGCGGCGAAGGCGACGACATCCTCTTCGGCGGGCTCGGCGACGATGTGCTGTCCGGCGACGAGGGCGATGACGCCCTGTTCGGTGGCGAGGGCAACGACACGCTCGTCGGCGGTGCCGGCGACGACATCCTGCGCGGCAATGCCGGCGACGACGTCCTGATCGGTGGCGAGGGCAACGACATCCTGCAAGGCGGGCCGGGCGATGACATCCTCCAGGGTGGCGCCGGCAATGACGTCCTGCAGGGCGGCGATGGTGTCGACATCCTCTATGGCGGCGCCGGTGACGATGTCCTGCAAGGTGGCGCGGGCGACGACATGCTGTTCGGCGGCGCGGGCGACGACATCCTCCATGGCGGCGCCGGCAGCGACACCTTCGTCTTCGCCGGCGGTGGCGGCAACGATGTGGTCCTCGATTTCGAGGCCGGCTCGGACATGTTGCAGATCGCGTCCGACATCAACGGTACGGGCGTGGCCTCGGCCGAGGATGTGGCCGCGCGTGCGACCACGGTCGGCGGCAACACCGTCGTCGATCTCGGCAACGGCGATACGCTGACCCTGGTCGGCGTCAGCGCCGAAGACGTTCAGGCCGATCCGAACTCCTACTTCACGGTCGCCTGA
- a CDS encoding hypothetical protein (Evidence 5 : Unknown function), with amino-acid sequence MSNLQSVKRWPDLSMAVGNIPGLPVLRCGRRTFQVHQIAQEVPYGDDRRQCIRRLFDWEPFQRRDPRRSRR; translated from the coding sequence TTGAGCAATCTTCAGTCGGTCAAGCGATGGCCTGATCTATCGATGGCTGTCGGAAACATTCCTGGTCTTCCCGTTCTGCGGTGCGGCCGCCGAACGTTCCAGGTTCATCAGATCGCTCAGGAGGTGCCGTATGGCGACGATCGAAGGCAGTGCATTCGACGACTTTTTGATTGGGAGCCGTTTCAGCGACGTGATCCTCGCCGGAGCCGGCGATGA
- a CDS encoding Methyltransferase family protein produces MTALRQIATEPAPVEVSAGPELDWLLAMLQSNRFMPHPPPDSIFVGDGDYRAIGAEFLGHFIRIGRLKPHERVFDIGCGIGRMAVPLTQYLDPERGSYDGVDPVMEGILWCAQTITPAYPRFRFQRLDIAHPLYNPQGSLPGIEVRFGFANGSFDFVTMTSVATHLPPEELVVYLQEAARLLSPGGRLFLTAFAIDGPSTGQERLSFKRWQDGPGWYAIDEAPLAAAGIDSRFLLEQATQAGLAVEALRPGHWRGISAAHYQDLLIATKPGGKQPGVLA; encoded by the coding sequence ATGACGGCCTTGAGACAGATCGCAACCGAGCCGGCCCCCGTGGAGGTTTCCGCCGGGCCCGAGCTCGACTGGTTGCTGGCCATGCTGCAGAGCAATCGCTTCATGCCGCACCCGCCGCCGGATTCGATCTTCGTCGGCGATGGCGACTATCGCGCGATCGGCGCGGAGTTCCTCGGCCATTTCATTCGCATCGGGCGGCTCAAGCCGCATGAGCGCGTCTTCGACATCGGCTGCGGCATCGGCCGCATGGCGGTGCCGCTGACGCAATATCTCGACCCTGAGCGCGGCAGCTATGATGGCGTCGATCCGGTGATGGAGGGCATCCTCTGGTGCGCCCAGACGATCACGCCGGCCTATCCGCGCTTCCGCTTCCAGCGGCTCGACATCGCCCATCCGCTCTATAATCCGCAAGGGTCCCTGCCGGGCATCGAAGTCCGCTTCGGCTTCGCCAATGGCAGCTTCGATTTCGTGACGATGACTTCGGTGGCGACGCATCTGCCACCCGAGGAACTGGTGGTCTACCTTCAGGAGGCGGCGCGCCTGCTCTCGCCGGGTGGGCGCCTGTTCCTCACGGCCTTCGCGATCGACGGACCGTCGACCGGGCAGGAGCGCCTGTCGTTCAAGCGCTGGCAGGACGGGCCCGGCTGGTATGCCATCGACGAGGCGCCACTCGCCGCTGCCGGCATCGACAGCCGGTTCCTGCTGGAACAGGCGACGCAGGCCGGGCTTGCCGTCGAGGCTCTCAGGCCGGGGCATTGGCGCGGCATCAGCGCGGCGCATTACCAGGATCTGCTGATCGCGACGAAGCCAGGGGGCAAGCAACCGGGAGTTCTGGCATGA